A region of the Candidatus Methylomirabilota bacterium genome:
GTCGAAGGGCGAGATGCGGATGAGGCGGTGCACGCCGATCTCGCTCTTGAGGTAGCCGTAGGCATACTCCCCCGTCATCGTGATGGTGGCGGACTTGATGCCCGCCTCTTCACCGGGGAGGAGGTCCACCACCTCGGCCTTGAAGCCCGCGCGCTCCGCCCAGCGCAGGTACATCCGCATGAGCATCTGCGCCCAGTCCTGCGATTCGGTGCCCCCCGCGCCGGGATGGATGGAGAGGATCGCGTTCTTGCCGTCCTGCGGCGCGGAGAGGATGACCTTGATCTCGAACGCCTCGATGGCGTCGCGGAGGGCGGCCAGGCTCACAGAGATCTCGGCCCCGTGACTCTCGTCTCCAGCCTCGGTGGCCATCTCCCACAGGAGCCGCGCCTCCTCGGCCTGGGTGGTCAGCTCCTTGAAGCGGGTTACCGTGCGGTTGAGCTCGGCGCGCTCCTGGACGACGGTCTGCGCGCGCCGCGTGTCGTCCCAGAACGTCGGGCGCGACATCTCCTCGTCGATGGCGGCGAGGCGAGCTTCCTTGGCGGGCAGGTCAAAGATGACCTCGGAGATCGTCGAGGCGCCGCTCCACGTCCGCCATGTCCCGCTTCAGCTCGCTCAGCACGAAGACCTCCGGAAGTAGGTGAAGCCGGCCGTCGCTCCGACCAGCGCCAGACACGCATACACGAACCAGTCACCCCAGCGCACGTAGAGCGTCGCGCGCTGGCGCAGCGGCACCCGATCCACCAGCACCCCGCGCTCGCCCAGCGGCAGCATGCGCCGAATCCGTCCGCTGGGGTCGACGAAGGCCGACACGCCCGTATTCGCCGCCCGGACGATGGCCACCCGATTCTCGACCGCGCGCAGCGGCACCGTACCCAAGTGCTGCCACGGCCCACTCGTCTCGCCGAACCAGGCGTCGTTGGTGATGTTCGCCATGAACGCCGCGCCCGCGATCACGCCCCGGCGAAACAGCTCCGGGAAGATGACCTCGTAGCAGATCACCGTGCCGAACGGGGCGCCCTCGAGCGGCATGATCACCGGCTCTGTGCCCGCTCCGAAGTCCGATATGAACTCGGCCCAGCTCCGCACGAACCCGATGAGCCAGGCCAGGGGGACATATTCCCCGAACGGCACCAGGTGAATCTTATCATACTTGGCCCTAATCCCTTGTCCGGTCAGGAAAAATGCGCTGTTCAGGAATTGCGGCCGGGGGGTCTCCCGACGATCGACTGACCCGGCCAGGAGCGGCATCCGAAGCTCCGCGGACAGGCGCGTCAGCCGGCCCAGGAGCGCCGGGTCTCCGCGGAGGAAGATGGTGGTCGCGGTCTCCGGCCAGAGCACCGCCGCCGGACGCGACGTGGGGTCGCCCACGTCCACGGGGCGCGCCGCCTCTCGCGTGAGGGCCTCGTAGATGTCCATGATCTCGGCGTGCCGCTCGGGATCCCATTTGAGCGTCTGGGCGATGTTGGGCTGAATCACCGCGATGCGCACGTGGGTGCCCGGCGCAGGTGTCACGGCGAGCGCGCTCCATCCGAACGCCAGGGCGCCGAGGACCAGGGCGCCGGCGGCAACCATCCCCGGGAGCGCGCGGCGCCAGCCGAGACGGACTGCCGCCGCGAGCGCACAGTTCACCGCGACGAGAAGGAATGACACGCCGTAGACGCCGGTGAGCTCCGCGATCTGGATCACGGGCAGCACGCCGTGCTGCGAATATCCGGCGAGCCCCCAGGGAAAGCCGTCCATGAGCCACCCGCGCAGCCACTCGCCGGCCACCCAGAGGGGCGGCACGGTAGCGAGCGCCCAGCCCGGTCCCAGGCGCGGCCGCGTCCATGCCACCCATGCCCCGGCGAGGCCGACGTAGAGTGCACAGTACCCGGCCAGCAGCGCGATGGGCCCCCACGTGAGCGGCCACGGGATCGCGCTGTAGTGGCGGAAGGTGTGATCGAGCCAACGGAGGAGGACCACGAAGAACACGGCGCCCTCGAGCCACGCCTCGCGGAACGCCGCGCGCGGCGGCAGGACGAGCGCCCAGGCGAGCGTGGGCACGAGCCAGATCCAGGCGAGCGGCCACCAGTCCGTCGCGGGATACGCGAGGGCGCCCAGCACGCCCCCGGCGATGAGCACCGGCACCCGCACCATCGGCGGCGCGAGCCCGGGTGCTCGCTCAGAACCCACCGGCGAGGCGCTCGGCGAGGAGGCGAGGCAGGCCCGCGGCGAGGATACGGCGCGCGGCTTCCCGGTGATCGTAGGATACGCGGCGGATGTCGACCCGCCGCGCCTCCACGTCCCACACCGCGTAGGCCGCGCGGGGATCGCGGTCGCGGGGCTGGCCCACGCTGCCGACATTGATCAGGTAGCGCCGGCCGGCTTCGAGGGCCACGTCCACCGGCCATGCGGTGAACGTGGCCGCATGCTCGGGCCCGCTCGAGCCCAACGACCAGACGCCGGGCCGGTGCGAGTGCCCCACGAAGCACAGGCGCGTCGCGAAGTCCTGGAACACCGCGAACCCCTCCTCGGCGGAGAGGAGATAGTCCCATTCCTCCGGTCGATGCGGGCTCGCGTGGACGAGGGTCGCGTCCTCGACGGTGGCGGTCAGGGGCCGCGCGCCGAGCCAGGCCAGCGTGTCGGGCGCCAGCTGCTCGCGCGTCCACAGCGTGGCCGCACGAGCCATCGGATTGAACCAGGCGAGGTCGAGGAGGCCGGCGACGCCGTGCTCGTGATTGCCGCCCACCAGCGCGCTCGCGCGCTCCCCCACGATGTCGACGCAGGCCTCGGGGTCCGCGCCGTAGCCGACGAGGTCGCCGAGACACAGCACGGCGCGCGCCCCCTCCCTGGCCGCGTCGGCGAGCACGGCGTCCAAGGCGGGATGGTTGGCGTGTATGTCCGACAGGACGGCGTAGCGGATGATGGGGACCGTGGCCGCTAGTCGGGCGGCCGGTGCTCTTTGTGCACGCGGTCGAGGAGCCCGTTGATGAAGCGGCTCGATTCGCGCGTGCTGAACTTCTTCGCGACTTCGAGCGCCTCGTTGATCGCGACCTTCGGCGGGATGTCGGCCCGCCACAGGAGCTCGAAGACGCCCGCGCGGAGGATGTTGCGGTCGACCACGGCCATGCGGTCCATGTCCCAGTTCTCCGCGTACTGGGCGATGACCTCGTCTATCTTCTCCTGATGGAGTGTGGTGCCCCGCACGAGGGACTCGACGAACGCCCGCACCTCGTCGTCCACCGGATGGCGGGCCCAGAACTCGTCGAAGTAGGGCTCGGCGCTCGCCGCCTCCTGGAGATCCAGCTGGTAGAGGAGCTGCAGGGCCAGCTCGCGGGACTTGCGACGCTTGCCCATTCAATGCCTCCGCGGACGCGAGCGACCACGGAGCCACTCCGCCATCTCGAGCACGGCGTGGGCGGCCTCCTCCCCGCGATTGCCGACGGCGCCGCCCGCGCGCTCCCACGCCTGCTCCTCGGTGAGCGCGGTGATCACCCCGAAGCCGATGGGCACGCCGGTGGCGAGCGACGCCTCGCGGATGCCCGCGGCCGCCTCACGGCAGATGAAGTCGAAGTGGGGCGTGCCACCCTTGATGACGACACCCACGCAGGCGACACCGGCGAACCGCCCCGATCTGGCGAGGGTAAGCGCCGCGAGGGGAAGTTCGAAGGAGCCGGGCACCCAGTGCACCTCGACGCGGCCGGCGCCGATGCCCGCCTCGGTAAAGGCGGCCACCGCGCCGTCGGCGAGCTTCTTCGAGATCGCCTCGTTGAAGCGGGCGGCGACGACGGCGAAGCGCGCCGTGGCCGAGCCGCCGGCGACACCCTCGCGCGGCCGCGACGTGGGGGCGCGGCCCGCCATCTCAGTCGGGGAACGCCGAGAAGAGGTGGCCCATCTTCTCACGCTTGGTGGTGAGGTAGCGGCGGTTGGCGTCGGTAGGCGGGATCTCGAGCGGCACGCGCTCGACGACGCGCAGGCCGTAGCCCTCGATGCCGACGATCTTTTTCGGGTTGTTGGTCAGGTAGCGGAGGTTCCTGATGCCGAGGTCCACCAGGATTTGCGCGCCGATGCCGTAGTGACGGAGATCCGCCCCGAAGCCGAGAGCATGGTTGGCCTCGACCGTGTCCTTGCCCTGGTCCTGCAGCTCGTACGCGCGCAGCTTGTTGACGAGCCCGATCCCCCGCCCCTCCTGCCGCATGTACACGAGCACGCCGCGGCCTTCGCGGGCAATGATGGCGAGCGCGCGATGCAGCTGGGAGCCGCAGTCGCAGCGCTCGGAGCCGAACACGTCGCCGGTGAGGCACTCCGAGTGGACGCGCATCAGCACCGGCGCGTCCCCCGACACGTCGCCCATGACGAGGGCCACCGGCACGCGGTCGTCCACGGTGGTGTCGTAGGCGATGCACAGGAACTCGCCGAACTCGGTGGGCAGGCGAGTCTCTGCCGCGCGGCGGACCAGCTTCTCCTTCTGCATCCGATACTCGATGAGGTCCTTGATCGTGATGACCATCAGCCCGTGCGTGCGCGCGGTCTTGAAGAGCTCGGGCAGGCGCGCCATCCCGCCTTCCTCGTCTAGGATCTCGCAGATCACGCCCATGGGCGCGGAGCCCGCCATGCGGGCGAGGTCCACCGCCGCCTCGGTGTGGCCGGCCCGGCGCAGCACGCCGCCGGGGAGCGCGCGGAGGGGAAAGATGTGCCCGGGGCGGTTCAGATCCTCGGGGCGCGAGGCGGGATCGACCAGCGTGCGGATGGTGACGGCCCGGTCGTAGGCAGAGATGCCGGTGGTGACGCCCCGCCGCGCGTCGACGGTGGTGGTGAACGCGGTGCCGTGGGGCTCGGTGTTGTCTCGCACCATGAGGCCGATCTCGAGCTCGTCCAGCCGCTCGCCGAGCATGGGCACGCAGATGAGGCCGCGCCCGTACCGGGCCATGAAGTTGATGGCCTCCGGGGTAACCCGATCCGCGGCCATGACGAGGTCGCCCTCATTCTCGCGATCCTCGTCGTCCACGACGACCAGCATCCGGCCGGCGCGGATCTCCTCGATGGCGTTCTCGATGGTCGCGAACTGTCCGACGCTCACGTCCCCACGGTTGCTGATCACGAGCGAGTCCCTCCCGGCTCTCCGGCGGGTCGCCCGCCGAGGCTCCACGCGCGCAGCACGTACTTGCCGATCATGTCCATCTCGAGATTCACGCGCCGTCCCCGCCGGGTCGCCCCGAGCGTCGTGACGGCGAGCGTATGGGGGATCACCATCACCTCGAACGCCCCCTCCTCGAGCGCCGCCACCGTCAGGCTCACGCCGTCCACCGCCACCGAGCCCTTCGCGATCAGGTACGGGGCGAGCCGTGGGTCCTGCCATTCTACCCTGATCCGGGAGGTGTCCGCCGCGCGCTCCACCGCGGTCACGACGCCGATGCCGTCGACGTGGCCCTGCACGATGTGGCCGCCCAGGAAGTCCCCCATTCGCAGCGGACGCTCGAGGTTCACGGGATCGCCCGCCACCAGATCGCCGAGGGTGGTGATGGTGAGTGTCTCCGGTCCCATGTCGAAGCCGAGCGCGTCGCTGCCGCGCTCGACCACGGTGAGGCAGACGCCATTGACGGCAACGCTCGACCCGAGATCCGTGCCGTCGAGGGCCTTGCCCGCCGCGACGACCAGGCGCGCCCCTCGACGGTCGAGGACGCGCCCCAGCTCCTCGACGATTCCGGTGAACACGGCTAGCGCGCGTCCTCGCGATGGATGACGTCGGCCTCGATGAGCCAGTCGTCGCCCACCGCGAGAGCGCTCGCGCGGGTGAGCGAGACGGCGTCGCCGAGGGCGCGTCCCGGGCCGCCCACCGGAGTGGGCGCCCCGCGCCCGCCCACGAGCTTCGGCGCGACGAACACCGCGACTCGGTCCACGAGGTCGGCGGCGAGAAAGCCCGCGTTGAGTTCCGCCCCGCCTTCCACGAGCACGGCGATGACGTCGAGGGCGAAGAGGCGGCCGGCGAGATCGACCAGATCCACGTGGCCGCCCGCGCTCTTGCACGCGAGGACGGCGGCGCCGGTCGCCTCCAGCGCAGCGATCCGCTCCGAGGGCGCGGCGTCGGTCACCGCGACGAGCGCGCGAGCGGGCGTGCCCGCCGTGAGGACACGGGCGGTGCGGGGCAGGCGCGCCTGACTGTCCACGACCACGCGCCAGGGCTCGCGCGGCCACGGCCGGCCCAGGCGCACGTCCAGCGCGGGGTCGTCGGCGAGCGCGGTGCCGATGCCCACCACGACCGCGTCGGACTCGCTGCGCAGGCGGTGCGCCTCCCGCCGCGCGGCCTCACCGGTGATCCAGCGCGAGGCGCCGTCGTGCGCGGCGATCTTGCCGTCGAGGCTCATCGCCGCCTTGAGAGTCACGTGCGGACGGTGGCGGGCCATCGCCGTGAAGAACGCGCGGTTGAGATCGCGCGCCTCGTCCTCCCGGACCCCGACGGACACGTCGACGCCAGCCGCGCGCAGGGCCTCCGCGCCCCCGCCGGGCACGCGCGGGTTGGGATCGCGCACCGCGCTCACGACACGCGTCACCCCCGCCGCGATCACGGCCGGCGCGCAGGGCGGCGTGCGACCCTGATGATTGCAGGGCTCGAGCGTCACGTAAAGGGTGGCGCCGCGCGCCCTGCCTCCCGCCGAGCCCAGCGCGATCACCTCGGCGTGCGGGCCGCCGGCGCCGGCGTGGAACCCCTCCCCGACCACCGCGCCGCCCGTCACCACCACCGCCCCCACCATCGGATTCGGCGAGGTGAGCCCGCGGCCACGCGCCGCGAGCTCGAGCGCCCGCGCCATCCAGTGCGCGTCGTCGGCCGCGGGGCTCATGCGTCCGGCAGGAGCGCCGCGGCGAAGGCCTTGGCGTCGAACGGTTGGAGGTCCTCGACCTTCTCCCCCACCCCGACCAGCTTGATCGGCACGCCCAGTTCGCGCCAGATGCGAACCACGATCCCGCCCTTGGCGGTGCCGTCGAGCTTGGTGAGCACGATCCCGGTGAGCCCCACCGCCTCGTGGAAGAGCCGCGCCTGCGCGAGCCCGTTCTGACCCGTCGGCGCTTCCAGCACCATGAGGCATTCCTGCGGCGCGCCCGGGAGCTGTCGCTCGATCACTCGCTTGAGCTTCGACAGCTCGTCCATGAGGTTGGTCTTTGTGTGCAGGCGCCCCGCGGTGTCGACGAGCAGCACATCCGTGCCGCGGGCCGCCGCCCCCTTCACCGCGTCGAAGACCACCGCGGCGGGATCGGCGCCGGCCGCCTGCCGGATCACCGGCGCGTCGGCCCGGCGGCCCCACTCCTCGAGCTGCTCGATGGCGGCGGCGCGAAACGTATCGGCCGCGGCGAGGGCCACCGACTTCCCCTGCGCGCGGAGCGCCGCGGCGAGCTTGCCGGTGGTGGTAGTCTTGCCGGCGCCGTTGACGCCGAGCATGAGGGCGACGGCGGGTCGCCCTTCGAGAGCGAGCGGGGCGGCCGCGGGCTCGAGCGTCTCCTCGAAGAGGCGGCGAAGGAGCGAGCGCACGTCGGCGGCGTTGCTGACCCGGCCACGCTTTGCGTCCGCGCGCACGCGGTCCACGAACTCCGCGGCGGTCGCCGCTCCCAGGTCCGCGGTGAGGAGCATCTCCTCCAGCTCCTCGAGGAGAGCCTCGTCGACCGGGCGTCCGGCGGCCAGCAGCGTGTCGAGGCCCTCGTCGAAGAGCTGCCGCGAGCGCCGAAGGCCGTCCTTGAACCGGTCGGCGAGGGAGCCGAAGAAGCTCATGAGATCCTCAGCCGCCGTCGGCGGGGAGGACGAGCTCGCGGATCACCGCCCCCGGCGCGCCGATGGGCGGCAGCGGGCGGCCGTTCAGCTCGAGCGAGATCCCGCCGGCATTTCCCACCGTGAGCACGAAGCGCTTCTCCGCGCTCCACTCGCGCGTGGCCCCGGCGGGCAAGAGTTCCTCCACGCTCCGGACCCCGTCGATCTGCACGCGGATCCAGGTAGGCTCGAGCGCCTTGGCCACCAGGTGCTGACCGCCGCGGGGCGGCGCGGCGGTCGCGGCCGCCGGCACCGAGGTCGCCGCGGGAGGCGGGGCGGCCGGGGCCGCAGGCGTCGCGACGGGGGTCGGGGCTGGCGCGGTCGACACCTCCTGCGCGCCGGGGGCCTCGGTGGCGCGGGGCATCGGGGTGGCGGCGGGTGGCGCGGCCGGGGCGACCGCAGGCACGACAGGCGCGCGCGTAAGGCGTGACGACGAATCTCGCCCGGAGTTGAGGATGAAGAGCGCCGTGCCGAGCACGACGAGCAGGATCACGCTCACGAAGACGGGGCCGCGCCCCAGGCCGGCGCCGCGCGCGTCGAGATGGCCCGTGCTGACGGCGTGCGATCGATCCCCGGTCAGCTCGCGATACCGCGACAGTGCCTCGCCCGGGTCGGTCTGGAGGAACTCGCAGTAGGCGCGAATGAACCCCTTCACGAACACCGGCGCCGGCAAGGAGGCCAGATCCTCGACCTCGAGCGCCTCTAGGTGCGCGCGGCCGACGCGGGTGGCGCGGGTGACCTCGTCCAGGGACACGTCCTTGGCCGAGCGTAGCTCGCGCAGATATGTGCCGAGGGAGCCCATGGAAGCCTCTCCGCTACTCTAAGCCGCGAAGAGCGGAACAGTCAACGAGGAGGCGAAGTTACGCTTCGGTCAACTGGACGGACACGAGCCGGGAGAGGCCGGGCTCCTCCATGGTCACGCCGTAGAGCACGTCCGCGGCTTCCATGGTCTTTCGGTTGTGGGTGATCACGATGAACTGCGTCTGGCTGCAGAGCTCCCGCAGCACCCGCAGGAAGCGGTGGATGTTGGCGTCGTCCAGGGGCGCGTCGACCTCGTCGAGCACGCAGAACGGGCTCGGTCGGTAGTAGAAGATTGCGAACAGCAGCGCGAGGCCCGTCAGCGCCTTCTCGCCACCAGACATGAGCGTCACGGCCTGCAGCCGCTTGCCGCGCGGCTGGGCCATGAGCTCCACCCCCTGCTCGAGAGGGTCGTCGTCGCCTTCCTCCGGCTCCACCATGCGCAGCTCGGCCCGCCCGCCTTCGAACAAGCGGCTGAAGATCTCGCCGAAGTGTCGGTTGACCTGATCGAAGGCCTCCTGGAATCGGTCCTGGGCGGTGCGCGTCATGCCCCGTAGCGCGCGCTCCAGGTCCTTGATGGAGCCAGTGAGGTCGTCGTACTGCGCGCGGAGGAAGCCCAGGCGCTCCTCCAGCTCGCGGTACTCCTCGTCGGCGACGAGGTTCACCGGCCCCATCGCCTCGAGCTTCTGGCTAAGGTCGACGTGGCGATCACGCAGGGCCAGCGTGTCGCGCTCGGGGCCGTGCGCGGCGAGCAGCGCCTCCGGGCTGTCTACCCCGTGGGTCCGACGCGCCTCCTGGACCAGCTCCTCGCGGCGCACCCGACCTTCGGTGTCCTGCAGCTCCAGATCGTGGATGCGGGCGACCAGGCGCTGGCGCTCGGCCTCGGCCAGCCGTAGCTCCCCGTCGACCGCTTGCCGCTCGGCCACCTGAGACTGGTGGATCTCGGCGGCAGCGCGAACCTCGCCTTCCAGGCGGTCACGATCGAGCACGGCCTCGCGCGCGCGCGCGTCGGCCCGCGCGACCTCAGCGGCCAGCTCGGCACGACGCTCTGCGAGCTGCGCCCGGCGTAGCACCGCGCCGTCCAGCCGCTCACCGGCCTCGCGGCCCAGCTCCTCGAGCCGGTCGATGTCGCGGGCCAGGGCTTCGACGCGCTCCGCCACCGCGGCGACCTCGACGCGATGGTCGCCGATTTCCGCTCCGAGCGCAGCGTCCGCCCGCTCGGCCGCTTCCACCTCCTCGCGCAGCGCGCTCAGGGTGCCCTCGAAGCCCGCCTCGCGGTCGCGCGCGTCCGCGAGGGCCGCGCCCACCTCGGCGATGCGCCGCGCCGTCTCGACGTGCTCGGCCTCGATCTGTGCGTGCTCGGCGGCGAGCGTGGCCAGATAGCGCTCGAGCCGGTCCGTCTCGCGCTGCGCGGCCTCGAGGTCCTTGTCACCGGTCAGCCGCTCCGCCTCCCGGCTCTGCACGGAGGAGACCAGCGTCGACTCGCGCTCCCGGAGGACGCCGAGCATGGCCTCGAGCGCTTCGAGCTGCCCCCGCTCCTGCTCAACGGCGACCGCGCCGGCCGCGACCTCGTCGCGGAGCTGACGGATGGCGCGCTTGCGGCGAAGCAGTGAGTGCTCCTGCGCCTCGCGATCTCCATCGCGGCGACCGCCGGTGAGCCGGCCGGTCGGCGAGAGCACCTCGCCGGCCGGCGTCACATAAGTCGCGACCACGCCGTTCCGCCGCCACAGACGCTCGGCCTGATCGAGGTGGTCGACCACGCCGACCCGGCCGAGGAGATAGCGGAGCAGTGCCGGCTGCGGACCGCCGATGAGCCGCGAGGCCCAGCGGACGTCGCTCGAGTCGTCGGGCGTCACTCCATTGGACGGCAGCGTGTCGAGCGGCAGGAACGTGGCCGGCCCTGCGTTCTCGCGCTCGAGGTAGCCGAGGGCCGCCCGCGCGTGCTCGAAGCGCTCCACCACCACCCACTGGAGCCGGTCACCGAGCACGCCCTCCACCGCCGCCTCGAGCCCGGTCGGGACGTCGAGGAGATCGGCGACCGTGCCCACCACGCCGTGAAGCGCACTCGTGCTGGCCGCGAACACCGCGCGCACACCCGCCCCGTATCCTTCACGCTCGCGCTCGAGCTGCTCGAGCGCCTCCAGCTGAGACTCGCGCGCGGCGAGGGCGAGCCGCCGATCGCCGAGGGCCACCTGCGTCCGTTCGCGCGCGGCCTCGCCCGCCTCGCGCTCGCTTTGCACCTGGCGCCGCTCGGTCTCGAGCAGCGAGAGCTGCTGCCCGGTGGCCTGACGCCGCTCCTCGACGCGGAAGCGGCGGGCGGCCACCGCGTCGGCTTCCCTCTCGGCCTGAGCCGCCTCCGCGGCCAACCGGGCCAGCCCGCGCTCGCGGTTGAGCCCGCGCTCGCGCAGCTCGCCCTCCTCACGCGTCAGCTCGGCGCGGCGGCCCGCCGCGGTCACCTGCTCACGACGGAGGGTGTCGAGCCGAGCGCGTCGGGCGTCCACGTCCAGGCGCGCGGCGGCGGCCCGCTCCTCGAGATCGGCCAGGCGCGCGATCCGGTCGGCATGGCGCTCGCGCCCCTCCCCGAGCCCGCGAATCTTGTCCTCGCGCTCAGCGCCCAGGGCGACCCGGCGCTCGCCGATCGCGGTGATCTCGCCGCCCAGCCGCCCGTCCTCCTCATCGAGCTCGCGGATCTGCACGAGCAGCTGCTCGCGGCGCTCGATCAGGCGCTCGGCCTCGCCCTGGATCTTCTGGACGAGCTGCCGGAGGTCGGCGAGCCGGAACTCCGTCTCCTGGATGGCGGCGCTCTGGAGCGCCTGGCGGGACTGGAGCGCCGCCTGTTGCACGACGCGCTCCTCCTGCTCGAGGTGCAGCCGCTGCATCTCGACGGCGAGCGCGTCGTGCTTCGCGGTCAGGGCGGCGAAGTCGGCGGCGAGCATGGCGAGGCCCAGCGCCTGCTTCTCGGCGTGCAGCGCCTTGTACTGCTGGGCCTTCCGCGCCTGGCGCTCGAGCGAGCCGAGCTGGCGGCGCACCTCGTCCATAATGTCGCGGACGCGCTGCAGGTTCTGACGGGTGGCGTCGAGCTTGCCCTGGGTCTCCGCGCGCTGCTGCTTGTAGCGGGCGATCCCGGCCGCCTCCTCGATGAAGACCCGTCGCTCCCACGGCTTTGCGGTCAGCACGTGGTTGAGCCGCTCCTGGTCCATCAGCGCGTAGGCCTTGGGATTGACCCCGGTGCCCGCGAAGAGATCCTGGACGTCGCGAAGGCGGCATACCGACTTGTTCAGGAGGTATTCGCTCTCCCCCGTGCGGTAGAGGCGCCGCGCCACCGCGACCTCACTCCAGGGCACCCCGAGCGCGCCGTCGTTCCCGAAGATGAGGCTGACCTCGGCCATGCCGGTCGACTTCCGCGAGGCGGCACCGTGGAAGATGACGTCTTCCATCTTGGCGCCGCGGAGGGTCTTGGGGCTCTGCTCGCCGAGCGCCCACCGGATGGCGTCGGCCACGTTCGACTTGCCGCAGCCGTTGGGACCGACGATGCAGGTGATGCCGGGAAGGACGCGAACCTCCGACTTCTCGGCGAAGGACTTGAAGCCATGAAGTACGATCTGTTCGAGCCGCATGTATGCGCCCGCGGGCGCTACTTACTGTTACCACACGGGTTGCCGGGCCACCAAGAAAAAAACCCCAGGCGTGGGGGGTGTGGCCGGAGAGCGCTACCAGATGTCGGCGGGGCGCTCGCTTAGCCGCCCATGAGGGCGTGGCACTTCTTGTATTTCTTGCCGGAGCCGCACGGGCACGGGTCGTTGCGGCCGACCTTCGCGCCGTTGACGGCGCGCACCTCGCGTCCCGCTGGCGCGCGGCCGGCGCCGATGTCGCCGGCGGCGCCGTGGCTCTCCTGCCAGCGCGGGGCGGGCGCCGGGGCTGCCGCGACACGTACGGGCTCGGCCTCCTCGCGCACCATGCGCACCTTGAAGAGCTGCTCCAGGACCACTTCTTTCAGACGGTCGACCATCTCCTGGAACATGTCGAACGCTTCCTTCTTGTACTCGGTGAGTGGATCGCGCTGGCCGTAGCCGCGAAGCCCGATGCCCTCCTTGAGGTGATCCATGCTCAGGAGGTGATCCTTCCAGAGCTGATCGATCCCGCGGAACTCGCCGTCCTCCCAGCGGAGGCCCAGCACGATCCACCGCTCGAGGCGATGGAACATCTCCGGCCCCATTTGCGCCTCGCGCTCCCGGTAGGACTTCACCGCGAGCTCGGTGACCTCCTCCACGAGCTCCTCGGGGGCGCGCATCTCCGTCACGTCGAGCTCGGCGGGCAGGCGGAAATCGAACTGGCGATGCAGGGCCTCGTTGAGCCCGGCCACGTCCCACGTCTCCGCATGCGTCCCGTCGGGCGCGTAGCGCGCCACCGTGGCGGCCGCCACCTCGTCGATCCACTCGAGCACCGTCTCTTCCTGGCTCTCCCCTTCCAGGATCTCCCGGCGCATGCCGTAGACGATCTCGCGCTGCTTGTTCATGACGTCGTCGTACTCGAGGAGGTGCTTCCGGATCTCGAAGTTCCGGGTCTCCACGCGCTTCTGCGCGGTGCCGATGGCCCGAGTCACCATCCCGTGCTCGATGGGCTCGCCTTCCTCCATGCCGAGGCGGTCCATGATTTTCTGGATGCGCTCCGAGCCGAAGATCCGGAGGAGATCGTCCTCGAGCGAGAGGTAGAAGCGCGAGGAGCCGGGGTCGCCCTGGCGGCCGGAGCGGCCGCGCAGCTGATTGTCGATGCGGCGCGACTCGTGGCGCTCGGTGCCGATGATGTGCAGGCCTCCCAGGCTCACCACGCGGTCGTGCTCGGGATCGGTCAGGCGCTTGGCCTCGGTCCAGGCGGCTTCGCGGGCAGCGGGCGGCGCAGTGGCGGGATCCAGCCCCTTCTTTCGGACCAGCTCCTTGGCGAGGAAGTCCGGGTTGCCCCCGAGCAGGATGTCGGTGCCGCGGCCGGCCATGTTGGTGGCGATGGTGACCGACTTCTCCCGCCCGGCCTGGGCCACGATCTCGGCTTCCCGCTCGTGGTACTTCGCGTTGAGCACCTGGTGCGGGATGCCGCGTTTCTTGAGGAGCCGGGAAAGGTGCTCGGAGATCTCGATGGACACCGTGCCCACGAGCACTGG
Encoded here:
- the ftsY gene encoding signal recognition particle-docking protein FtsY; protein product: MSFFGSLADRFKDGLRRSRQLFDEGLDTLLAAGRPVDEALLEELEEMLLTADLGAATAAEFVDRVRADAKRGRVSNAADVRSLLRRLFEETLEPAAAPLALEGRPAVALMLGVNGAGKTTTTGKLAAALRAQGKSVALAAADTFRAAAIEQLEEWGRRADAPVIRQAAGADPAAVVFDAVKGAAARGTDVLLVDTAGRLHTKTNLMDELSKLKRVIERQLPGAPQECLMVLEAPTGQNGLAQARLFHEAVGLTGIVLTKLDGTAKGGIVVRIWRELGVPIKLVGVGEKVEDLQPFDAKAFAAALLPDA
- a CDS encoding helix-turn-helix domain-containing protein, translated to MGSLGTYLRELRSAKDVSLDEVTRATRVGRAHLEALEVEDLASLPAPVFVKGFIRAYCEFLQTDPGEALSRYRELTGDRSHAVSTGHLDARGAGLGRGPVFVSVILLVVLGTALFILNSGRDSSSRLTRAPVVPAVAPAAPPAATPMPRATEAPGAQEVSTAPAPTPVATPAAPAAPPPAATSVPAAATAAPPRGGQHLVAKALEPTWIRVQIDGVRSVEELLPAGATREWSAEKRFVLTVGNAGGISLELNGRPLPPIGAPGAVIRELVLPADGG
- a CDS encoding riboflavin synthase encodes the protein MFTGIVEELGRVLDRRGARLVVAAGKALDGTDLGSSVAVNGVCLTVVERGSDALGFDMGPETLTITTLGDLVAGDPVNLERPLRMGDFLGGHIVQGHVDGIGVVTAVERAADTSRIRVEWQDPRLAPYLIAKGSVAVDGVSLTVAALEEGAFEVMVIPHTLAVTTLGATRRGRRVNLEMDMIGKYVLRAWSLGGRPAGEPGGTRS
- the ribD gene encoding bifunctional diaminohydroxyphosphoribosylaminopyrimidine deaminase/5-amino-6-(5-phosphoribosylamino)uracil reductase RibD produces the protein MSPAADDAHWMARALELAARGRGLTSPNPMVGAVVVTGGAVVGEGFHAGAGGPHAEVIALGSAGGRARGATLYVTLEPCNHQGRTPPCAPAVIAAGVTRVVSAVRDPNPRVPGGGAEALRAAGVDVSVGVREDEARDLNRAFFTAMARHRPHVTLKAAMSLDGKIAAHDGASRWITGEAARREAHRLRSESDAVVVGIGTALADDPALDVRLGRPWPREPWRVVVDSQARLPRTARVLTAGTPARALVAVTDAAPSERIAALEATGAAVLACKSAGGHVDLVDLAGRLFALDVIAVLVEGGAELNAGFLAADLVDRVAVFVAPKLVGGRGAPTPVGGPGRALGDAVSLTRASALAVGDDWLIEADVIHREDAR